GAGCCCTCGGACGGCAATCTCGATCCCGCCGCGGTGGCGGCGCTCATCGGGCCGCGCACCAGGGCGATCATGGCGGTCCACCTGTTCGGCGCTCCGGCGCGGATCGACGAGCTGAGGGCGCTGGCGGACCGGCACGGGCTGGCGTTGATCGAGGACTGCGCGCAGGCCTGGCTCACCGAACTCCCCGACCCCTCCCCACCGACCCCCCAAAACAACCCCGGCTCAGGACCGTCTCCCTCCCCCCAAGACAACCCCGGCCCGGGACCAGGGGAGGCCGCCCGGACAGGGGAGGAGCTCCGGAGCCACGCGCGGGGAGTGGGCGGCGGCAGGCTGGCAGGCACAGTGGGCGATGTCGGCACCTTCAGCCTCCAGCAGTGGAAGCACATCACCTGCGGCGACGGCGGCCTGGTCATCACCCAGGACGACCGGCTGGCCCACCGGATGCGCCTGTTCTCCGACAAGGGCTGGGACCGGGCCGCGGGCCGCTCCCACGCCTCCCTCGGCCTCAACTACCGCATGACCGAGCTCCAGGCCGCCGTCGCCCGCGCCCAGCTGGCCAAGCTGGACGGGGTGCTGGCGGCCAGGCGGCGCACCGCCGTCCACCTGTTGAAGGCCCTGGAGGGCCTTCCAGGACTGCGGCTGCCGCGCCCCGCCGGGCACGCCTGGTGGCTGTTCCCCCTCGTCCTGCCGGACGGCGGAGCGCCCGCGCTGGCCGCCCACCTCCAGGCCGCGGGGATTCCGGCACGGGCCGGTTACCTCGGGGAACCCCTCAACCACGCGCCCGTGTGGCACGGGCCGATCTACGGCGGCTCGCGCTACCCGCTGGAGGGGTACGCGCCCGCGTCCTGCCCGGAGGCCGAGCGGCTGGTGGCGGAGACGCTGCTGGTCATCGACTGGAACGAGCACTACACCGACGAGCACGTCGAGTTCGTCGCCGAGCGGATCAGGAACCGGCCGTAGTTACGTTCCTGTATCGGGCATTGACCGACCGTCTCCTCGCTCACTAGGTTTCGGTCAGGACCGGTATTCATGAAAGGAAGCCGCCGATGAGGAAGGTAGCGGCAGCCGGAATCGCGGCCGCCATGAGCGTCGTGATCGCCGGGTGCGGGTCCGGTGGCTCAGGATCCGACAAGAGCACCGTGACCCTCTGGATGTACCCCGTGATCGCCGACTCGGCCAAGAACCAGGCCTTCTGGGGCAAGGTCGAGAAGGACTTCGAGGCCGCCAACCCCACGATCGACGTCAAGATCGACCAGCAGCCCTGGGACGGCCGGCAGGAGAAGATCACCACGGCCCTCGCCTCCAGGAAGGGCTTCGACCTGGTCGTCCTCGGGCCCGACCAGATCCCGCAGTACGCCCAGCAGGGCACGCTGGAGCAGATGGACGACGTCATCGCCAAGGACAAGGCCGCCTACCTGCCCAACGCGCTCACCGCCCTGACGGTCGGCGGCAAGCTCTACGGCGTCCCGATCTACCAGACGATCACCGCCCCGATCTACAACAAGAAGCTCTTCGCCGAGGCGGGCGTCACGGAGGTGCCCGACACCCTCGAGGAGCTGAAGGCGGCGGCGCCGAAGCTGGCCGAGAAGAAGGTGGCGGTGCTCGACTACCCGGGCAAGCCCGAGGTCTCGCTGAACCAGAGCTTCTACCCGATCCTCTGGGCCAACGGCGGCTCCGTCTTCGCCCCCGACGGCAAGAGCGTCGCCTTCAACGGCCCCGAGGGCGTGCAGAGCCTGCAGTACCTGCTCGACCTGAAGGCCGCGGGCGGCCTGCCGGAGAACACCGCGAGCAAGGGCAACGACATCGAGGGCGGCCCGCTGGCCGGCGGCAAGACCGCGATGTACCACGCCGCCACCGCGGGCATGGTCGAGCAGCTCGCCGCCGCCATCGGCGAGGAGAACGTGGGCATCGGCCTGCCCCTCGAAGGCACGAAGCGCGTCGCGTTCGGCATCCCCGGCGGGCTGGTGCTGGCCAAGCACGCCGCCGACAAGGACGCGGCCAAGAAGTTCGCCGGCTACCTGGCCTCCACCACCGTGGCGGCGGAGCTGGCCAAGGAATCGGGCTTCTTCTCCGCGCGGACCGACGTCACCATCCCCGGGCAGTCGGCCGCCTCCAAGGAGTTCGCCAAGTCGCTGGAGTACGCCTTCCCCGGCGACACCCACCCGAAGGCCCGCCAGGTGATGGCGATGATCGCGTCGCACATCCAGGCGGCGCTGCTCGGCAAGGAGGACGCCAAGACCGCCCTCGACGCCGCGGCGAAGGAGGCCAACGAGCTGCTGTCCAGCGGCAGCTGACACGATTGGGGCCTTCCTGCGGGAAGGCCCCTGTTTTTCTGGAAAGGTGGGAACCCCCGGTGCGTCATCGCCTGCGCGATCCGGTCACGGGACTGCTGTTCGTCCTGCCCGTGCTCGTCCTCTTCCTGATCTTCCGGATCTTCCCCACGCTGGGTGCGGCGG
This window of the Nonomuraea africana genome carries:
- a CDS encoding DegT/DnrJ/EryC1/StrS family aminotransferase — encoded protein: MADPEGRTLGDEEVAALERVIRSGMLNSVWGTEARALEREMTELYGVRHAIACSSGTAALHLSVVAAAPDPGDEIITTPITDFGTVAPILAQNAVPVFADVEPSDGNLDPAAVAALIGPRTRAIMAVHLFGAPARIDELRALADRHGLALIEDCAQAWLTELPDPSPPTPQNNPGSGPSPSPQDNPGPGPGEAARTGEELRSHARGVGGGRLAGTVGDVGTFSLQQWKHITCGDGGLVITQDDRLAHRMRLFSDKGWDRAAGRSHASLGLNYRMTELQAAVARAQLAKLDGVLAARRRTAVHLLKALEGLPGLRLPRPAGHAWWLFPLVLPDGGAPALAAHLQAAGIPARAGYLGEPLNHAPVWHGPIYGGSRYPLEGYAPASCPEAERLVAETLLVIDWNEHYTDEHVEFVAERIRNRP
- a CDS encoding extracellular solute-binding protein, with the protein product MRKVAAAGIAAAMSVVIAGCGSGGSGSDKSTVTLWMYPVIADSAKNQAFWGKVEKDFEAANPTIDVKIDQQPWDGRQEKITTALASRKGFDLVVLGPDQIPQYAQQGTLEQMDDVIAKDKAAYLPNALTALTVGGKLYGVPIYQTITAPIYNKKLFAEAGVTEVPDTLEELKAAAPKLAEKKVAVLDYPGKPEVSLNQSFYPILWANGGSVFAPDGKSVAFNGPEGVQSLQYLLDLKAAGGLPENTASKGNDIEGGPLAGGKTAMYHAATAGMVEQLAAAIGEENVGIGLPLEGTKRVAFGIPGGLVLAKHAADKDAAKKFAGYLASTTVAAELAKESGFFSARTDVTIPGQSAASKEFAKSLEYAFPGDTHPKARQVMAMIASHIQAALLGKEDAKTALDAAAKEANELLSSGS